The sequence GACACTTCCATCCCCTTCGACCTCACCCCGATGGACGAAAAGGACGCGCCAGGACTTGAGCCGTCCAGCTCAAATGGGACGCAGGCGCTCGACACACCAATCTGCGGCGCGCACCCGCTCACTGACAGGTCTACATTCAAATATAATATAGTAAAAACTTCCCAAAAACAACTCTTGTATTTAAAAAAGTAATTTTTTATAAAGTCAATTTTTAAATATTATTAATATTATTTTTTTGAGAGTATATATTTGACGCGGTTTTGGCCGTTTGGTAAGCAGCGGAGCAGTGACCCGAGACATCGGCAGGGATTTCGACGACAGAAGGGAACGCCTCCGGACAGGGGTTGTGTCTGCTCGCGATCGGGCGACAGCCTTGCAGCACATCGCATGTGATCTCGAGGCATCTCGGCCGTGTGCCGCGGCGTTCGTCGTATCGGACGGGCTTGCCGCGGCTTGGTCTGCCGGGGATGCCTGCTCGGGCCCTCTTGTCCCACGAGGCTTCGCGGACCCGCTCGGCGTCGTGTCGTCGGCTGATGAGCCACTGGACCGCTGCAAAGGCACACACGACGCCGGTGCTCCAATGGCGTCGCGTCTCCTGCCATTCTTGATGACGAACCGGATGGAGCGCCCATCTCTGTTTGGGACACCGTACAGTTGGGCGCTCATGCCTCCTGTTTTACACATGCAGCTGGTCGCGGTGCGATGGGTCTTCAGGCAGGTTGCATCGGCCGTCCCGCTCTTCTCCTGGGAGTTCTCGGCCGCCCGACAAAGATCCTGGTGAACACACCTGCTCGCTCTCGTGCCTCCAGCGTTTGTGCAGTGCTTCGTGCGCCGTATCTCCCCGGCGCGTCGCACCAGCGCAACTCATTGCGAGTGACAAAGATGACGCCGGGCGTTTCGCACTGATGCCGAACGCGGGGCCTAAAGTGACACTCCCGCGTTCGGCTGAGCCCGCACCATCTGAACATCCATCAACCAGAGCAGGGCGCCCATGTCATAGCTCGCCTCTTGAGGGGCCATGTGAAGAGCTACGGCGTTATCGTAGGGCGTGATCCTTATTTGAATTTACATCACATAAAGCATTTTGACGGTGGAAAGTACGAGCCAAAGCTAGTTCATAAAGTCCGGTTTCCGGCGGGCGAATATTCGCGGTGAAGGAGCTCACGAGAGTTTGTCGTGCGCTAACATCTCGTTATTCAAGACCGCCGCCACTAATGGCCTCTCCGCTTCGCACTGCTGTCGAAACTCAGCGACTGCCGCGGCCCAAAGGTCTAGCTCACGCCGATCAACGACGGCCCGACACACAACCTTGACGGGTGTAACTGCGGGCGTACTATGAATACCCGGTTCGTAGTAGTTCCCGAACATGTTCATTGAGTCTCCATGTGGCCTGGTCCGAGTACTTGGAGACGTCGGTTGCAGCCTTGAGGACGGGACGCCCGTTCCCCTCCCCGGCCGACGAACGAAGGAACTTGTCGCGGCCCTTGCCCTGGAACGCGGGATGCCCGCTCCGCGCGAACGGATCTGGGGCAGAATTTGGCATGACCAGCCCGACACGCAGGCCCGCAAATCCCTCAACACGGAGCTTTGGCGGCTGAAATCTGCGCTGGGTTCGGCGGGTGCGTCGACCGACCGCTGGCTCAATTCGGACGCCTCGATGCTCGCGCTGCGCTGCTCCAATGGCGGGGTGGAGATCGATCTCGTCAACTTCCTCGGCGCCTTGCGTCGCGACGACGGGCCGGAGCCGCTGGCCGAGGCCGTCCGGGCCTATCGCGGCGAATTCGCGCGGGGCCTCGAAGCGGACTGGATCGAGGAGGAGCGCCGTCGCCTGCGCACCTCTTACCTGAGGCTTCTGCGTCGGCTCGCGGAGGCGTGGCGGCTGGCCGACCGGCTGCGCGACGCGCTTGAGACCGCCGAGGATCTCGTCCGGGCCGAGCCGTTCGACGAGGAAGCCCGCCGGCTTCTGATCGCGATCAAGATCGACAGCGGCGATAGGGCAGGGGCGCTTCTCCAACTCAGCGAGGTCGAGGCTGTGTGGTCGTCCGAACTCGGCGTCACGCCCGCACCCGAGACCCTTGCCTTGCGAGAGGCCTGCCTCGAGCCACGCGAAAGAGGCTACCGGATCGAGCAGGCGGGCCCGCGCCGTTTTGCC is a genomic window of Pontivivens ytuae containing:
- a CDS encoding AfsR/SARP family transcriptional regulator, which encodes MPAPRERIWGRIWHDQPDTQARKSLNTELWRLKSALGSAGASTDRWLNSDASMLALRCSNGGVEIDLVNFLGALRRDDGPEPLAEAVRAYRGEFARGLEADWIEEERRRLRTSYLRLLRRLAEAWRLADRLRDALETAEDLVRAEPFDEEARRLLIAIKIDSGDRAGALLQLSEVEAVWSSELGVTPAPETLALREACLEPRERGYRIEQAGPRRFAIEEAQRRYTVERLTEGRAIALHARISRMRIHAESLMAELAALDDALDDDLPETD